A single window of Hippocampus zosterae strain Florida chromosome 15, ASM2543408v3, whole genome shotgun sequence DNA harbors:
- the selenof gene encoding selenoprotein F — MSGEVYLLWLLSLLKTLSVYGSELTSEACRDVGFSSNLLCSSCDLLGEFGLTKLQPDCRHCCQQEAQLESRKLYAGAILEVCGUKLGRFPQVQAFVKGDKPKMFKGLQIKYVRGSDPVLKLLDDNGNITEELSILKWNTDSVEEFLSEKLERI, encoded by the exons ATGTCGGGAGAAGTGTATCTCCTGTGGCTGCTTTCGCTTTTAAAAACG CTGTCTGTGTATGGCTCCGAGTTGACTTCGGAGGCTTGCAGGGATGTGGGCTTCTCCAGTAACCTGCTGTGCAGTTCCTGTGACCTGCTCGGGGAGTTCGGCCTCACCAAGCTGCAGCCAGACTGCAGGCACTGCTGCCAGCAGGAAGCCCAGTTGGAATCGCGGAAG CTCTACGCTGGGGCCATCCTGGAGGTGTGCGGATGAAAATTGGGGAGGTTCCCCCAAGTCCAAG CTTTTGTCAAGGGTGACAAGCCGAAAATGTTCAAGGGTCTTCAGATCAAG TACGTGCGAGGCTCCGATCCTGTACTCAAGCTTTTGGACGATAACGGGAACATCACCGAGGAACTCAGCATCCTCAAGTGGAACACGGACAGCGTGGAAGAGTTTTTGAGTGAAAAATTAGAGCGGATATAA